The Ramlibacter algicola genome segment GTAGCCGTACCAGGTCGCCGCCAGCGCGTCCCAGGCGTTGCTGCTGACGAACAGGATCCGGTTCGCGTCGAGCCCGGTGGCCCGGGTGCCCAGGGCGTACGCCGCCGGGTGGGTCTTGTACTTGCGGACCGCGTCGACGCTGAGAACGTGATCGAGCAGGCCCGCCAGGCCCGCGCTGCGGATCGCGCTGTCCAGCATCGGCGGATCGCCGTTGCTCAGGATGCCGGTCGTGATGCCGCGCGCCTTCAGCGACCGCAGCACGTCCAGGCTGTCCTCGAACGCCGTCAGATGGCGGTACTGGTCCATCAACCGCTCTTCGCGCTCCGGCGTGAGATCGAGCGCAAGCCGCTTGCAGGCCCAGCGCAGGCTGGCGCGGGTGAGGTCCCAGAACGGCCGGTACGGCGCGCCGTCGTTGCTGGTGGTCACCAGCCGCGTGTACTCGATCTGCTTGTCGCGCCAGAGCACCGACAGCGCCGCGCCTTGTCCGGGGAACAGCTGTTCCGCGAGCCGGCCGATGCTGTACACGTCGAACAAGGTGCCATAGGCGTCGAAGAGGACGGCGCGTGGTGGTTCCATCCGTGCACTGTAAGTCCGGGCCGCTGCGGCAAGCTGCACGATCGCCACGCGCTTCACGCGGACTTCACGCAGCCGCCGCGGGGGCTTCGCACGGCCGACGAGGCACACTGCGATCCTGGCGCCATGCACCTGCAACCCGGTTTCCCGATCCCGATGCACTCCCACCGGCGTGGCGCCGCATGGCGCAAGCTGGCGGCCACCGCTGCCTTCGTCGTCTCCACGTTCGGTGCGCAGGCAGCCAGCGAGCAGCCGGCGCCCGCAAGGAGCTGCACGTTCGACGGCCACAACGGCGTGTTCTCGCCGCAGGCATGGTCCGACCGCACCTGGGCCCGCTTCGCGGCCGGCGACCTCGGCATCCTGCGGCCCGAGTACGACCACGTCCTGCTCTTCATCGCATGGCGCCGCCTGGCCGGGCTCCCGCTGGAAGCACGCGATATCGAGCGGCTGCGCCCCTTCGATCCCTGCGCACAGGAAAGGCAGCGCGATGCGGCCATGGCCGCGGCGCAGCAGGCCTGGGCGGACGCGCGACTTTCGGCGGCCCTTCCCACGCCGCCGAAAGTCGCCCGCGGCGAGACGGCGCTCGGCTACCTGGACTACGCGCTGCCGAACTGCAATCCCGATGCGTTCCGCACCGCTGCGGCCACCTTGGCCGAGCGCGTGCGGGCGCACGGGGCCGGCGATCCCTCCGTGCACGATTGGGTGAAGGCCCAGGACCTCGTGCTCGGCCTGTGTTTCAGCTCCTCGGCGGAACAACCTGCGGCCGTGCGGCGGGACGCGCCGGCGTGGCTGCGCAAGGACCGCGCTTACCAGGTCGCCGCCGCGCACTTCTATGCCGGCCGCTACGAACACGCCGCGCGCGCCTTCACGGCGATCGCCCACGATGCCGGTTCGCCCTGGCAGGGATGGGGGCGGTACCTCGCGGCGCGGGCCTGGCTCCGGCAAGCGACCGTCAGCGAACGCGACGACGCCACGCCCGCGCTGCAACGCGCGCGGGCGCTGCTCGTCGCCCAACTGGCCGTGCCGTCGTTGCCGGCGGCGCAGCGGCACGATGCCGCCCGCCTGTTGCAGCGCGTGCGGCTGAAGCTCGAGCCCGAGCCCGTGGTCGCGGAGATCGACGCGCGGCTCAGCGCGCCGGCGCTCGATGAAGACGTCGGCCAGGACCTGCGCGACTTCGACCCCAAGCTCGCGGGCACGGTCAGTGGTGAAGGCCGCCCCAGCTTCGCCCGCTGGCTGGACGCCTTCCGCAGCGCCGGCGCCGCGGTCGTCGACGACGCGGGCGCGTCCGACGACGCATCGCTCGTCGCACTCTTGCAGGCCGCCACGCCACAGGACCTCGTGCCCGTCGAACGACTCGAGCAGGCTGTTGCCCCGGGGTCTCCCGGCTTCCTGACGGTGCAGTACCACCGCATTCGGCTGGCACGCGATCGCCGCGTCGCCGCCGCATCGGCACGCGCGCTGCTGGCCGGCAATGGGTTGTCGACCATGGACCGCAATCGCATCAAGGCGCTCGTGCTTGCGGATGCGGCAGATGCGGGGGAACTGGGTGCGTGGGCGTATCGCGAGCCGGTGCAGTCGCCGGAAGCGGAGGTCCTCGACGCGGGCGTCATGCCGGTCGTGGATGCCGACGGGGCGGACGTGCTCAATCGCGCGCTGCCGTTGTCGGCGTTGCATGAGCTGCTCCGCAGCCCGAAGGTGCCGGAACCGTTGCGGCGCCAGCTGCTCGGCGTCGTCTGGACCCGGGCGGTGGTGCTCGGGCGCGGCGAGGTGCTGCGCGACCTGTCCGCGGACATGCAGGCCAGGTTCCCGGCGCACGCCTCGCAGTTGCGCGCTCTCGAGACCGAAACGAACGACGCTGCCCGGCGGCAACGCGCCGCCGTGTTCCTCGCGACCCAACCCGGCGTCCTGGGATCGCTCGGGCGCCAGGTCGCGTACACGAAGGATCCGGCCGAGCTGGCACTGCCCAACATGCATCCGCGGCTGCGGGAAGACGGCAATCGCGAGAACTGGTGGTGCAGCCTGCCCGAAGGGCGCTACTGGCACGCCGATCCCCTGCCCGCGCCGCCCGCGCCACCGGCGTTCCTCGACGCGCAGCAGCGCCGCGCGTGGGCGGACGAGTCCCGCGTGCTGGCCGCGACCCCGGACGCCACGACATGGCTCGCGGGCCAGGTGCTGGCCTGGGCCGACACGCATCCGTTCGACCTGGACCTGCCCGTGGCGCTGCGCATGCTGGTGCGCTCCTCGCGCGGTGGCTGCGTCACGCCGGAGACGCGCGTGCTCGGGCAGCGCGCGTTCCGCCACCTGAAGCGCTGGTTCTTCTTCACCGAGGCTGCGCGGCAGACACGCACGCGCCCCTGAGCCGTGCGTCGACAATCGGGCCTGTGACTTCCCCCCGCATCGCCGTCCTCGGCGCCGGCATCGTCGGCACCGCTATCGCATACGAACTCCGGAAACGCGGCGCCGACGTGGCGCTCGTCGACCGCGACGAGCCCGGCAACGGTTGCAGCTTCGGCAACTCCGGCGCGATCAGCGTCAGCTCGGTCGCGCCCCTGGCGATGCCCGGCGTGCTGGCGTCCGTGCCTTCGATGCTGCTCGATCCCGAAAGCCCGTTGCGCCTGCCGCTGCGCTACCTGCCGCGCGCGGCACCGTGGCTGCTGCAGTTCGTCGCGTCCGCGCGGCCGCATCGGGTCGAGCAGGCCGCGAAGCAACTCGCCGCGTTGCACGCCGGCGCCGTGGACATGCACGAGGCGATGGCCCGCGAACTCGGCGTGCCCGGGCTGTTCCTGCGCCGTGGCCACCTGCACCTGTACATCGACGACGCCTCGCTGGCGAAGGACGCGGGCGCGTGGCGGCTGCGCGAAGCGCACGGCGTGCGCGCCGAGCGGCTCGATCGGGCCGGCATCGAGGCCCTGGAGCCGGATGCGCCCGCGCGCTACCAGGTCGCGATGTTCCTGGCCGACCACGCGACGATCGTCGAGCCGTTCCGCTACGTGCAGGCGATGGCGCGCGCGTTCGCCGCGAACGGCGGCCGTGTCGTGCAAGCCGACGTGCAGCGGCTCGAGAGCCGCGCGGGCGGCTGGACGTTGCGCGGCGCCGCCGGCGAGCCCTTCACGCACGCGATCGTCGCGGCCGGTGCGTGGTCGAACCAGTTGGTCGCGCCGCTAGGCATCCACCTCGCGCTCGAGAGCCAGCGCGGCTACCACGTGCAGTACACGGACGTGCGTGACGTGGTGTCGCGCACGGTCGTGCTCACCGACCGCAAGGTGTTCGTCACGCCGATGGAAGGCGGCCTGCGCGTGGGCGGCACGGTGGAGATCGCCGGCCTGCGCGCGCCGCCCGATCCAACGCGTGCCGCCGTGCTGGACCGCATCGCCCGCGAAGCGTTCCCGGCCCTGGAGGGGCGTGCCACGACGACCTGGATGGGGCACCGACCCTGCATGCCGAATTCCGTGCCGGTGGTCGGGACGGTGTCGAACCATCCGGGCCTGTGGATCGCCACCGGCCACGGCCACCTGGGGCTGACGGACTCGCTTCCCACCGCGCGCCGCATCGCCGACGCGCTGCTCGGGGAGGGCGTGGCGGGACGCGGCGCCTAGAATCCGCCGCACTCCCCACGAGGGAGACTGGAGGATTCCTGTCATGAAGCTTCTTCGCTTGCTGGGCGTGGCCACCGCCATCGCCCTCACGGCCTGCGCCACCGGCACCGCCACGCAGGCCGCGCGCCCCATCCCGTTGCGCGACTTCTTCCGCAACCCCGAGCAGGCCGGCCACCAGGTCTCCGACGACGGGAAATACCTGTCGTGGGTCGCGCCGTACGAGCGCCGCCTGAACGTGTTCGTGCGCCCCATCGGCGGCGGCGAGACGGTGCGGGTGACCTCGGAAACGGCACGCGACATCGCGGGCTACTTCTGGAAGGGCAACCGCATCCTGTACGTGAAGGACTTCGGCGGCGACGAGAACTTCCACGTCGTGTCGGTCGACCTGAAGGGCGGTGACCTGAAGGACCTGACGCCGGGCGAGAAGGTCAAGGCCAACATCGTCGACGACCTGTACGACGACCCGGACCACGTGATCGTGTCCAACAACCGCCGCGACCCGCGCGTGTTCGACGTGTTCCGCGTGAACGTGCGCACCGGCGAAGAGAAGCTGATCGCGCAGAACCCCGGCAACATCACCGGCTGGCAGACCGACCATGCCGGCCAGCTGCGCGCGGCCGTCGCCACCGACGGCGTCAACACCACGCTGCTGTACCGCGACAAGGAAGACCAGCCGTTCAGGCCGCTGCTGACGACCAACTTCCGCGAGAGCGTCGACCCGCTGTTCTTCACGTTCGACGACAAGCAGCTGTACGTCGCCTCCAACCGGGGTCGCGACAAGACGGCGATCTTCAAGTTCGACCCCGCCACGGCCAGGGAAGGCGAGATACTGTTCGAGCACCCGGACGTGGACGTGTCCGGGCTGAACTACTCGCGCAAGCGCAAGGTGCTGACCACCATCCGCTACGTGACGTGGAAGACCGAGCGCAAGTACCTCGACCCGTTCATCGAGGGCATCGTGCGCGACCTGGAGAAGCGCCTGCCGGGCTACGAGGTGACCCTCACCTCGACGGACCGCGCCGAGTCCAAGTTCATCGTTGCGACCACCAGCGACCGCACGCGCGGCAAGCGCTACCTGTACGACGTCGCGAGCAAGCAGCTCACGCAGCTGGCCGACGTGTCGCCGTGGCTGCCCGAGTCCGAGCTCGCCGAGATGAAGCCGGTGAGCTACACCTCGCGCGATGGCCTGACGATCCAGGGCTACCTCACGGTGCCCAAGGGCGTGCCCGCGAAGAACCTGCCGGTGGTCGTCAACCCGCACGGCGGCCCCTGGGCGCGTGACCAGTGGCGCTTCAACCCGGAAGTGCAGTTCCTGGCCAACCGCGGCTTCGCCGTGTTCCAGCCCAACTTCCGCGGCTCGGTCGGCTACGGCCGCAAGTTCTGGGAAGCCTCGTTCAAGCAGTGGGGCCGCACCATGCAGGACGACGTCACCGACGGCGTGCAGTGGCTGGTGAAGGAGGGCATCGCCGACCCGAAGCGCGTCGCCATCTACGGCGGCAGCTACGGCGGCTACACGACGCTGGCGGGCATCACGTTCACGCCCGACCTGTACGCGGCCGCGGTCGACTACGTGGGCGTGTCCAACCTGCTGACGTTCCTGAACACGATCCCGCCGTACTGGAAGCCCTACCTGGCCATGATGCACGAGATGGTCGGCGACCCGGAGAAGGACAAGGCGCAGCTGACGGCCGCGTCGCCCGTGTTCCACGTCGACAAGATCAAGACGCCGCTGTTCATCGCCCAGGGCGCCAAGGACCCGCGCGTCAACAAGGCCGAGAGCGACCAGATGGTCGACGCGCTGAAGAAGCGCGGCGTCGAGGTCCAGTACATGGTGAAGGACAACGAAGGCCACGGCTTCTCCAACGAGGAGAACCGCTTCGACTTCTACGAGGCGATGGAGAAGTTCCTCGCCCAGCACCTGAAGGGGAAGCCGGGCACTGCGGCGGGGCAGTGATGCTCCGGCAAGCGGCGGCAGGCGCGGCCCTCGTGGCGGCGGCTGCCGCCGTTTTGCTTTGGGAGCCGGCGATCGACCACGAGCCGGCGCGGCTCGTGCCGCGCGCGCTGGCGGTCGCCGCGCGGGTGGGCATCGCGCCCCAGGGGACGCCGGACGAGTCGCGGCCGGTCGCCACGCAAGTGCCACGCACGAGCCTCGCTGCCGCCTACGCAAGAGCCA includes the following:
- a CDS encoding haloacid dehalogenase type II, whose translation is MEPPRAVLFDAYGTLFDVYSIGRLAEQLFPGQGAALSVLWRDKQIEYTRLVTTSNDGAPYRPFWDLTRASLRWACKRLALDLTPEREERLMDQYRHLTAFEDSLDVLRSLKARGITTGILSNGDPPMLDSAIRSAGLAGLLDHVLSVDAVRKYKTHPAAYALGTRATGLDANRILFVSSNAWDALAATWYGYRTFWVNRQQLPFEELGTQPTATGSTLRDVLGLFEPAS
- a CDS encoding S9 family peptidase, which codes for MKLLRLLGVATAIALTACATGTATQAARPIPLRDFFRNPEQAGHQVSDDGKYLSWVAPYERRLNVFVRPIGGGETVRVTSETARDIAGYFWKGNRILYVKDFGGDENFHVVSVDLKGGDLKDLTPGEKVKANIVDDLYDDPDHVIVSNNRRDPRVFDVFRVNVRTGEEKLIAQNPGNITGWQTDHAGQLRAAVATDGVNTTLLYRDKEDQPFRPLLTTNFRESVDPLFFTFDDKQLYVASNRGRDKTAIFKFDPATAREGEILFEHPDVDVSGLNYSRKRKVLTTIRYVTWKTERKYLDPFIEGIVRDLEKRLPGYEVTLTSTDRAESKFIVATTSDRTRGKRYLYDVASKQLTQLADVSPWLPESELAEMKPVSYTSRDGLTIQGYLTVPKGVPAKNLPVVVNPHGGPWARDQWRFNPEVQFLANRGFAVFQPNFRGSVGYGRKFWEASFKQWGRTMQDDVTDGVQWLVKEGIADPKRVAIYGGSYGGYTTLAGITFTPDLYAAAVDYVGVSNLLTFLNTIPPYWKPYLAMMHEMVGDPEKDKAQLTAASPVFHVDKIKTPLFIAQGAKDPRVNKAESDQMVDALKKRGVEVQYMVKDNEGHGFSNEENRFDFYEAMEKFLAQHLKGKPGTAAGQ
- a CDS encoding FAD-dependent oxidoreductase, translated to MTSPRIAVLGAGIVGTAIAYELRKRGADVALVDRDEPGNGCSFGNSGAISVSSVAPLAMPGVLASVPSMLLDPESPLRLPLRYLPRAAPWLLQFVASARPHRVEQAAKQLAALHAGAVDMHEAMARELGVPGLFLRRGHLHLYIDDASLAKDAGAWRLREAHGVRAERLDRAGIEALEPDAPARYQVAMFLADHATIVEPFRYVQAMARAFAANGGRVVQADVQRLESRAGGWTLRGAAGEPFTHAIVAAGAWSNQLVAPLGIHLALESQRGYHVQYTDVRDVVSRTVVLTDRKVFVTPMEGGLRVGGTVEIAGLRAPPDPTRAAVLDRIAREAFPALEGRATTTWMGHRPCMPNSVPVVGTVSNHPGLWIATGHGHLGLTDSLPTARRIADALLGEGVAGRGA